CCTGatgtccgcctccgccgccgccgcgtcgtcctccgTCGTGATCTCCGCGAAGCTCACCGGGATCACCTCCGCCCACCGCGCGAACGCGCTCCGGAACACGGCCAGCACGGCGTCGCCCGGGAGGTAGCCGACGGCGTCGGTGTGGGACACGGCGTACGTCAGCACCATTGGTCGTCCGTGTCGCGTCCACCGCGGCTTGCCCGTCCAGAACGCGTACCGGCTGACCACGCCGCCGTGATGGCGCagcgtaggcggcggcggcattggccGTGCgtcagcgacggcgacgcatGAGAGGATGCAAGCTATCGCCAGAAGCAGGAGACACGCAGCATCTCCGCGGCGACGCGGGAACATGGTCGGCTGTTATTCTCGTTATCTGTCGGACTCTCGCCGGATTTGATCGTCGTCACGTCAACGGGCTACCATGAACTGAAGATTGACACCTATGCTTGATTTACGGACTCCAATGGTTTGCTTCTAAAAGGCCTGAGTTGGGATCATGGGAAATTATTAAAGTGTACTAGTATAATAATATTATAACTACTCTATAATCACAATATGATTTATATGTGTAACTCGTATAGAATTCTGAAAAACATGTTCATATTGGATTGACTAGCTCTAGAAGCTCTTAAATCTGAGATCGGGTGTTCGACTCCCACTAACGCATAGTCGTGCAAAATTCGAACTCCCGCTAGCTTATGGTTgtgcaaattttttttcctcccctcTCACGAATCTCGAGGCAACCAAAAGATCACAAATTTGAAACTTCTGTGGAGAAAAAACGGGTTAAAGTTATTTAGCAATTCCATGAATCATAAGCTTAAAATACTACCCAAACATGTTCTAACTTCGGACAACCGATCTAAACTAGTTAAGTCCTGTACTTGATACACGTGCTCACATCAACGGCTATTTTTTCACTGATAGATGATATTAACAGCGGGACGTCCGTGATAACTTCGTATTCCGGCCAAAATAGTACTGGCCATTGGCACATCAGCAACTGGTACATAgaagagaaaaaatcaagtgCTGATTATTTCTTGGTACAGAAGATCCATGTTCTCGACCACTAAATCTTCATGCCCTCGACGTTAGCCCTTCCGTCAAGTTTGGCCGAGAAGAAGCGCTTCATGAAATCCTCGTAGGCCATCGACTTGTACACCGGCCTGCCACCGTCCTTCGTCACGAGCTCCGGCAGAGGCCCGACCGTCGCGTCCCGGCACGCCTGGTGGAACACCGCCGCCGAGATGCGCTCCTTCTCCGGGTGCACCACGGCCCTGTGCTCAACGCTCCTGTACCTCCCATTGCTCAGAATCTGCAAGCAGCAGCCATGTTGGTAGATGATTAAGCTAGAAACTCTGTACTGGTGTGCACCAGCAATTCAACATCGATCAGCAAAGAAAAACTGTTTCGGTTTCAGATCGACGCATCAGGTGAAAGCCTGGTCAATATTTTACCTCAAGCATGTCGCCGACGTTGACGACGAACGCGCCGTCGAGGGCTTCGATGGTGAGCCACTTGCCGTCCTTCCTGATCTGGAGGCCCTGCATGTCGTTCACATGGAGCAGCAGCGTCAGGCTGGTCGCGTCGCAGTGCGGCGACAGGCCGAGCACCTTGCCGGTTTGCCTGCACGGCGGGTAGTAGTTCACCCTCATGTTCTGGGGCTGGCCTCTGAATACCTCCAGGAGAGACTCCGGATCAACGCCCATGTCCATGGCCAAGAACTCCAACAGGCAGCGTGCTACTTTTGCCGTCTCCAAGGAGTACCTCTCCATGGAATTCCTGTCAAACATTTGTGTTGTGATATGCAGCAAAATGGCTCATTGGAACAAGAGAAGCCATGAACGTTCAGACTGAAAAACTAAACcttggaaataaaaaaaattgttcattTCTTGGTTGAAATTTCTCAAAACTACTTATTTCCCATAGTCATGATCAATGCAAAGATTAGTTGTGGTTTTGTTTGTGAGGCAGACCTGAAAGATGAAGGATGGGCAGGCCAGAACCTCAAATCCCTGGACTCGGTTGGGCGAAGCCGGAGGTGTAGCAGGTCTCCCCAGTCCAGCTTCTGCTTCTCTGAAACGACGAAGTGCTGGCCATAGCCTTCGTACTTGTCTGGTGGTTTAGCGTACGCCTCCTTGGCTTCAAGTGGTAGCTTGAAGAACTCAGTTAAGTCTCTCCTCACGTCGCTGATCACATCGTCAGGCACCCCATGGTTGACGAGCTGCAGTTTAATTTGTGAGATCAATCACAGTTTATCCTACTTAAATCAGTGTCACCTTgtccaaatttgaaaaaaaacactatttaATTCTCTCCCACATGGTTTATTGATCATTCAGTTTAATAATAGTTGTATCACCTTGTGAATCATCAAAGTAAAAGCTTGATTACATAATCTTGACGTACCTGGAAGAAACCCCAGTGCTGACATGCAGATCGCAGCTTGGCACACTCCTCTTGGGATGACTGCGGGTTGAGCAGCTTGGCGAGATCGATGACCGGGATTGCCGTGTTGATGCCTTGGCCGCAGATGACCTCTTCGGTGCCAGCCTCCGGCCTGATGTACCTGTCAGGTATCTGCTGGTCAGGTCGGTTGCAAGTCAGTGCGAGTTCCTGCACATTTGGCACCTGTAGAGACATGGTTAATCTGGTTTTCTCTTGCTTGCTCTTCCCACTGTGCTGATGATGATTACTTCATGGATTCTATATATATGGAGGTAGCACTGCACATGTGgtcatcagttcatcacaaaACTTTCCTTTCACAAAGTTTGAAAAATAACTATGTGCTCTTCTTTTGCAATTTTCATCCATCCTTTCTCCAAAGTCTTACAGAAATGGTGCACGGAAATATCTTGATAGCTCCTTGCAAGACTACAAGATGCCTTGGAAAAAAATTTTCCCCACAATGGGTGGTCACAAA
Above is a window of Oryza sativa Japonica Group chromosome 10, ASM3414082v1 DNA encoding:
- the LOC4349360 gene encoding 2-oxoglutarate-dependent dioxygenase 11-like, which encodes MSLQVPNVQELALTCNRPDQQIPDRYIRPEAGTEEVICGQGINTAIPVIDLAKLLNPQSSQEECAKLRSACQHWGFFQLVNHGVPDDVISDVRRDLTEFFKLPLEAKEAYAKPPDKYEGYGQHFVVSEKQKLDWGDLLHLRLRPTESRDLRFWPAHPSSFRNSMERYSLETAKVARCLLEFLAMDMGVDPESLLEVFRGQPQNMRVNYYPPCRQTGKVLGLSPHCDATSLTLLLHVNDMQGLQIRKDGKWLTIEALDGAFVVNVGDMLEILSNGRYRSVEHRAVVHPEKERISAAVFHQACRDATVGPLPELVTKDGGRPVYKSMAYEDFMKRFFSAKLDGRANVEGMKI